From a single Lolium rigidum isolate FL_2022 chromosome 7, APGP_CSIRO_Lrig_0.1, whole genome shotgun sequence genomic region:
- the LOC124669336 gene encoding polyamine oxidase 3-like: MANNSSNGENVSKKSHTPSAIVIGGGFAGIAAANALRNASFEVVLLESRDRIGGRVHTDYSFGFPVDLGASWLHGVSEENPLAPIISRLGLPLYRTSGDDSVLFDHDLESYALYDTNGSQVPQEFVEEIGKIFETILEETGKLREEMKEDISIAKAIAIVLEQNPHLRQEGIAHDVLQWYLCRMEGWFATDADAISLQCWDQEVLLPGGHGLMVRGYRPVINTLAKGLDIRLGHRAVKIVRHWNRVEVTVSSGKTFVADAAVIAVPLGVLKANTIKFEPRLPEWKEEAIRELSVGVENKIVLHFSEVFWPNVEFLGVVSSTTYGCSYFLNLHKATGHPVLVYMPAGRLACDIEKMSDEAAAQFAFSQLKKILPNAAEPLNYLVSHWGSDENTLGSYTFDGVGKPRDLYEKLRIPVDNLFFAGEATSVQYTGTVHGAFSTGEMAAEECRMRVLEKFRELDMLEMCHPMAEQTATVSVPLLISRL; this comes from the exons ATGGCGAACAACA GCTCAAATGGTGAAAATGTTAGTAAAAAATCACACACACCATCTGCTATTGTTATTGGTGGTGGGTTTGCAGGCATTGCTGCTGCCAATGCGCTCAGAAATGCATCATTCGAG GTGGTTCTTCTTGAATCCCGTGATCGGATAGGTGGTCGAGTTCACACTGACTACTCTTTTGGGTTTCCTGTTGATCTGGGGGCATCTTG GCTTCATGGTGTTTCTGAAGAAAATCCCCTGGCACCAATCATTTCAAGGCTTGGACTTCCACTATACCGCACAAGTGGAGATGACTCTGTGCTATTTGACCATGATCTCGAGAG TTATGCCCTTTATGACACTAACGGCTCTCAAGTTCCACAAGAGTTTGTAGAAGAAATAGGGAAAATATTTGAGACTATTTTGGAAGAG ACTGGCAAATTAAGGGAAGAAATGAAGGAAGATATTTCTATAGCTAAGGCCATTGCAATTGTGCTGGAGCAAAATCCACACTTGAG GCAAGAAGGGATTGCGCATGACGTTCTTCAGTGGTATTTGTGCCGCATGGAGGGTTGGTTTGCCACTGATGCGGATGCAATCTCGCTCCAGTGCTGGGACCAG GAGGTGCTGCTTCCTGGCGGCCATGGTCTCATGGTTCGTGGATATCGTCCGGTTATAAATACTCTGGCAAAAGGACTAGATATACGCCTTGGTCACAG GGCGGTCAAAATTGTTCGCCACTGGAACAGAGTGGAGGTGACTGTAAGCAGTGGTAAAACATTTGTTGCGGATGCTGCAGTCATTGCTGTTCCCTTGGGTGTTCTTAAAGCCAACACCATTAAATTTGAGCCGAGGCTCCCAGAGTGGAAGGAGGAAGCAATAAGAGAACTGTCAGTTGGAGTTGAGAACAAAATAGTTCTCCACTTCAGTGAGGTTTTCTGGCCTAATGTGGAGTTCCTTGGAGTAGTTTCATCCACTACATATGGATGCAGCTATTTCCTCAACCTTCACAAGGCGACGGGCCATCCTGTTCTTGTTTACATGCCTGCAGGCCGGCTTGCCTGTGACATTGAAAAGATGTCAGATGAGGCTGCAGCCCAGTTTGCCTTTTCCCAGTTGAAGAAAATCCTCCCTAATGCAGCTGAGCCG CTTAACTACCTGGTGTCACACTGGGGCTCAGATGAGAATACTCTCGGTTCCTACACCTTTGATGGTGTGGGCAAGCCCCGTGACCTCTACGAAAAGCTCCGCATCCCTGTCGACAACCTTTTCTTTGCAGGGGAGGCCACGAGCGTCCAGTACACCGGCACGGTGCATGGTGCCTTCTCCACCGGCGAGATGGCTGCCGAGGAATGCCGGATGAGGGTTCTGGAGAAGTTCCGGGAGCTGGACATGCTGGAGATGTGCCACCCGATGGCTGAGCAAACGGCCACGGTCTCCGTCCCGCTGCTCATCTCCCGGCTGTAA